One window of Vespula pensylvanica isolate Volc-1 chromosome 13, ASM1446617v1, whole genome shotgun sequence genomic DNA carries:
- the LOC122633677 gene encoding elongator complex protein 3 — MVRKAKDFTQSKEERMVITIGEIIQELLKAHQDNRDVDLNKLKTRISSKYGLDRSPRLVDIIAAVPADARNILVPKLKAKPIRTASGIAVVAVMCKPHRCPHINMTGNICVYCPGGPDSDFEYSTQSYTGYEPTSMRAIRARYNPFLQTRHRVEQLKQLGHSVDKVEFIVMGGTFMSLPEDYRDYFIRNLHDALSGHVSNNVDESVKYSERSRTKCIGITIETRPDYCLKKHLSDMLRYGCTRLEIGVQSVYEDVARDTNRGHTVRAVCESFQLSKDAGFKVIAHMMPDLPNVDIERDVEQFIEFFENPAFRADGLKIYPTLVIRGTGLYELWKTGRYKSYAPSVLIDLIARILSLIPPWTRVYRVQRDIPMPLVSSGVEHGNLRELALARMKDLGTDCRDVRTREVGIQEIHNKVQPYEVELIRRDYVANNGWETFLSYEDPMQDILIGLLRLRKCSPDTFRSELKDKCSIVRELHVYGSVVPVHARDPTKFQHQGFGMLLMEEAERIAKEEHNSRKIAVISGVGTRNYYRKMGYELDGPYMSKILV, encoded by the exons ATGGTTCGAAAAGCGAAAg ATTTTACGCAAAGCAAAGAGGAACGTATGGTTATCACGATTGGAGAAATCATACAAGAATTATTGAAAGCTCATCAAGATAATAGAGATGtcgatttgaataaattaaaaacacgTATATCTTCAAAGTATGGATTGGATAGATCTCCTAGACTGGTCGACATAATAGCTGCTGTGCCAGCAGATGCGAGAAACATTTTAGTGCCAAAATTAAAAGCCAAGCCTATTAGGACAGCTAGCGGG ATAGCAGTAGTAGCCGTTATGTGCAAACCACACAGATGTCCTCATATCAATATGACGGGAAACATTTGCGTATATTGTCCAGGAGGTCCAGATTCTGATTTTGAGTATTCTACTCAATCGTATACAGGTTACGAACCTACATCCATGAGAGCTATACGCGCGAGATACAATCCATTTTTACAAACAAGACATCGTGTTGAACAA TTGAAACAATTAGGACACAGTGTAGATAAAGTCGAATTTATCGTGATGGGTGGAACGTTTATGTCCTTGCCAGAGGATTATAGAGATTATTTTATACGGAATTTACACGATGCTTTATCCGGCCATGTGAGCAATAACGTGGATGAATCGGTCAAGTATTCGGAACGGAGTCGTACAAAATGCATCGGTATAACCATCGAAACACGACCGGATTATTGTTTGAAAAAGCATTTGTCGGATATGCTGCGCTATGG GTGCACGCGTCTTGAGATCGGCGTACAATCTGTCTACGAGGATGTTGCACGAGATACGAACAGAGGACATACCGTCCGTGCAGTATGCGAAAGTTTCCAATTATCAAAAGATGCAGGTTTCAAAGTCATAGCGCACATGATGCCAGATTTACCGAATGTTGATATCGAAAGAGACGTGGAACAATTCATC gaATTCTTTGAAAATCCTGCTTTTCGAGCGGACGGCTTAAAGATTTATCCAACGTTAGTAATACGTGGTACTGGATTGTACGAATTATGGAAAACTGGTAGATACAAGAGTTATGCACCGAGCGTTTTGATTGATTTAATAGCACGGATTCTCTCTTTAATACCGCCGTGGACGCGTGTCTATCGCGTACAGAGAGATATACCAATGCCTTTGGTCAG TTCTGGCGTGGAACACGGTAATCTACGTGAATTGGCATTAGCTAGAATGAAAGATTTAGGTACCGATTGTCGTGATGTCCGCACACGAGAAGTAGGAATACAGGAGATACATAATAAAGTTCAGCCGTACGAAGTCGAATTAATACGTCGCGATTACGTTGCTAACAACGGATGggaaacgtttctttcttacgaAGATCCAATGCAAGACATTTTAATCGGCTTGCTTCGTCTAAGAAAATGTTCTCCAGATACTTTTag ATCCGAATTGAAGGATAAATGTTCGATAGTAAGAGAACTCCATGTTTATGGTAGTGTAGTACCCGTTCATGCACGTGATCCTACCAAATTTCAACATCAAGGTTTTGGAATGCTTCTAATGGAAGAAGCAGAACGCATCGCGAAAGAAGAACACAACTCTCGTAAAATAGCTGTTATTTCGGGCGTTGGtacaagaaattattatagaaaaatggGTTACGAATTGGACGGCCCTTATATGTCTAAGATATTAGTGTGA
- the LOC122633957 gene encoding TBC1 domain family member 1 isoform X1, translating to MASRSDACAIGYKRPSAQPFLGEMKEHSASSKVERDKDPPQRSYSSAASLMSIGADISPSSSHFFEVLYVGKIRVSHPKVSESFIDDALLRFRSHGLEKSKSSAGALLSEYQQIQRQALLSANRRNSTESSASETGSVENVSRHGSVATLAIAAMAASSSSRSEDNSNGSQGGTSSTSIDNNSGANIQVPVVMRNRAGSMSNVLTGRRDSSPKTGDEHNRTMLFQVGRADLRLISPDRKQVLLHKQIKDVASCVQGAKNSEHFGFICREATIESFVGYIFKCQSESVADDLVAAITQAFVATCDGTRKERYPVFSCEHCPMFWYNKLCQEIEGQNDRRTQNIIFSRMEQLPEDEQEIVVNKYKGAEAIGGGSGAGSSLREQNQFLIRLLRAHCEAKQARHVHDTAENRSEFLNQYLSVGVGSTIFMKAKRSLTNSFDNLMKRKGSREDFGLVSHAKDSNHLNTALQKSGSQSPDNSRQSSIGESSTETSGRPRSLRVSPEQQLSVNTGPRSSMMDIFLKVGNSPKMSPTECDGNTEMHSNGSWRQAILHRVVTPNKEHDKKNGKSENSDANETPRAVATHRTREELRDLWKKAINQQVILIRMEKENARLKERQEEATVKRIKLEYDEISSCARELIEVWDLLVSKESRVSTKCDNQMLLHAIKQGVPKGKRGEVWQFLAEQFCLKQPPIDTHDFPNYNTSYDLLLKQLTSQQHAILIDLGRTFPNHQYFSSPLGPGQLALFNLLKAYSLLDHEVGYCQGLSFVAGVLLLHMVEDQAFFLLRHLMFRRGLRKLYLPDMAALQLHLYQLSRLLHDRLPALYDHFDKHEVSPTLYAAPWLLTLFASQFPLGFVTRVFDLLFLESSEIIFRVAVALLEEHQDQLLCCDSFEEIMEYLKTRVPAVDKATLDRVMKRVFYPDMEVSKQLNEYRVEYQVLQEEMLSVKPQIESLEKFKSVNKQLMKQVSQLNEQLEITMNNLQRLEMARSMQQTVVNKLESQNRSLEVTVATLGTFIQHLTETRDDLDLPGEIRRIVSQINIVEKRRNMSKIYPLKILEDNSKQGLIKSNSGGRDSQNFLRNSNVIDPPYPLKSTLSQPNLATKLERVSSFFSNSHNHIQKQRAQLAALRNEYTDQNIRSNNDENDPKTVNIDIQITDAMTSQDDNVEQSDNHLKIQSINLEKSISLPLSNAKLKLKPSKSAYELGSVKIVPTSKIEVTNEDSLTNLTGTVHPLDTCSDVNFRYGGTTKLKSIKPVRLSSPSGQGDNVNKNTQNQNTEALNR from the exons ATGGCGTCTCGAAGTGACGCCTGCGCTATCGGCTATAAAAGACCTTCG GCCCAACCATTTTTAGGAGAAATGAAGGAACACTCGGCTTCTTCGAAAGTCGAAAGAGACAAGGATCCGCCTCAAAGATCGTACAGCAGCGCTGCCAGTTTGATGTCGATCGGCGCGGATATATCTCCTAGTTCTTCCCATTTTTTCGAG GTACTCTACGTCGGTAAGATCAGAGTCTCCCATCCAAAGGTATCCGAATCCTTCATCGACGATGCCCTCCTCAGATTTCGCTCTCATGGTCTCGAAAAATCAAAGTCCTCTGCGGGTGCTTTACTCTCCGAGTATCAACAAATCCAACGGCAAGCTCTCCTTTCTGCCAATAGGAGGAACAGTACG GAATCGAGTGCCAGCGAAACGGGCAGCGTAGAAAATGTATCTAGACATGGTTCGGTGGCAACGTTAGCGATCGCGGCGATGgctgcttcttcttcctcgagaTCAGAAGACAATAGTAACGGTAGTCAGGGCGGAACATCTTCAACGAGTATTGACAATAATAGCGGAGCTAATATACAGGTGCCCGTAGTTATGAGAAATCGTGCTGGTTCGATGAGCAACGTCTTAACAGGCAGAAGAGATTCCAGTCCAAAGACCGGCGACGAGCATAATCGAACTATGCTATTTCAG GTGGGTAGAGCCGATTTGAGATTGATCAGTCCCGACAGGAAGCAGGTTTTGCTTCACAAACAAATCAAAGACGTGGCGAGTTGCGTGCAGGGTGCAAAGAATTCCGAACACTTTGGTTTTATCTGTAGGGAAGCAACGATAGAAAGTTTCGTTGGTTATATATTCAAATGTCAATCCGAATCCGTTGCCGACGATCTGGTTGCAG CCATCACCCAAGCATTCGTTGCAACCTGCGATGGTACGAGAAAGGAGAGATACCCTGTATTCTCTTGCGAACACTGTCCCATGTTTTGGTATAATAAACTGTGTCAAGAGATAGAAG GTCAAAACGATCGACGAACTCAAAACATAATATTCTCTCGAATGGAGCAATTGCCGGAAGACGAGCAGGAGATCGTTGTGAACAAATACAAAGGTGCAGAGGCAATCGGAGGAGGATCCGGTGCGGGTTCGAGTTTGCGCGAACAAAACCAATTTCTCATTAGATTATTACGTGCTCATTGCGAGGCCAAACAAGCCAGGCACGTTCACGATACAGCTGAAAATAG aaGCGAATTTTTGAATCAGTATCTCAGTGTAGGCGTTGGCAGTACGATATTCATGAAAGCAAAACGCTCTCTGACTAATAGTTTCGATAATCTTATGAAACGGAAGGGTTCGCGAGAAGACTTTGGACTCGTTTCGCACGCGAAGGACTCTAATCATCTCAATACCGCGTTACAAAAGAGTGGCAGCCAGAGTCCCGATAATTCGCGTCAATCGTCGATAGGCGAGTCATCGACTGAAACGTCTGGCAGACCGAGATCGTTGCGAGTATCTCCGGAACAACAGTTATCGGTGAACACGGGACCGCGAAGTTCCATGATGGATAT CTTCTTAAAAGTGGGAAATTCGCCGAAAATGTCGCCCACGGAATGCGATGGAAATACCGAAATGCATTCCAATGGTTCGTGGAGACAGGCGATATTGCACAGAGTGGTAACACCGAATAAAGAACACGATAAGAAGAATGGAAAATCTGAGAATTCTGATGCCAATGAGACACCTCGCGCTGTTGCTACGCACAGAACGAGAGAGGAACTCAGGGATCTATGGAAGAAAGCGATTAATCAGCAAGTGATACTGATacgaatggaaaaagagaatgcaAGACTTAAAG AACGTCAAGAGGAAGCAACGGTGAAAAGAATCAAATTGGAATACGATGAAATCAGCAGCTGTGCTCGCGAACTCATCGAAGTATGGGATTTGCTCGTTAGCAAGGAATCCCGCGTTTCTACGAAGTGCGACAATCAAATGCTTTTACATGCCATTAAGCAAG GTGTACCTAAAGGGAAAAGGGGCGAAGTCTGGCAATTCTTAGCGGAACAATTTTGTTTGAAACAACCGCCCATAGATACTCACGATTTTCCAAACTACAATACGTCTTACGATTTGTTACTGAAGCAACTCACGTCCCAGCAACATGCTATTCTCATCGACTTGGGACGTACATTTCCGAATCATCAGTATTTCAGTTCTCCCCTAGGACCCGGCCAATTGGCACTTTTCAATTTGTTGAAAGCTTATTCTCTCCTGGATCACGAAGTTGGCTACTGTCAGGGTCTCAGTTTTGTGGCTGGTGTTCTTCTTTTacac ATGGTGGAAGATCaggctttttttctcttacgacATCTGATGTTTCGGAGAGGCCTGAGAAAACTCTACCTTCCAGATATGGCAGCATTACAATTGCACTTATACCAACTATCAAGATTACTGCACGATAGACTACCGGCACTTTATGATCATTTTGACAAGCACGAAGTGTCACCAACTTTGTATGCAGCACCGTGGTTGTTGACCTTGTTTGCCAGTCAGTTTCCATTAGGTTTTGTAACTAGAGTCTTTG atttactttttctcgaaAGTTCAGAGATAATATTTCGAGTAGCCGTGGCATTATTGGAGGAGCATCAGGATCAGTTGCTTTGCTGTGACagtttcgaagaaattatGGAATATCTTAAA ACCCGTGTACCAGCCGTAGATAAAGCCACTTTGGATCGTGTAATGAAACGTGTATTCTATCCGGATATGGAAGTTTCGAAGCAATTGAATGAATATAGAGTGGAATACCAAGTGCTACAAGAAGAGATGCTATCGGTAAAACCACAGATCGAAAGTTTAGAGAAATTCAAGTCGGTTAACAAACAACTGATGAAACAAGTCTCTCAATTGAACGAACAGCTCGAG ATAACAATGAACAACTTGCAACGTTTGGAAATGGCACGATCTATGCAACAAACGGTGGTGAATAAATTGGAATCTCAGAATCGTAGCCTCGAAGTTACAGTCGCGACTTTAGGTACTTTTATTCAACACTTGACCGAAACGCGAGACGATCTAGATTTACCAGGTGAAATACGTAGAATCGTTTCTCAAATTAACATTGTCGAAAAGCGAAGAAACATGAGCAAAATATATCCTCTGAAGATATTAGAAGATAACAGTAAGCAAGGGCTCATTAAAAGCAATTCGGGTGGTAGAGATTCACAAAATTTCTTACGAAATAGTAACGTGATCGATCCTCCCTATCCTTTGAAATCTACGTTGAGTCAACCAAACCTGGCAACGAAGTTGGAAAGggtatcttctttcttttcgaattcgCACAATCATATACAAAAGCAACGTGCACAATTGGCGGCCCTTAGAAACGAGTACACCGATCAAAATATACGAAGCAACAATGATGAAAATGATCCAAAGACGGTCAATATAGACATACAAATCACGGATGCAATGACGTCGCAGGACGATAACGTCGAACAAAGTGATAATCATTTGAAGATTCAGTcgattaatttagaaaaatctaTCTCGTTACCGCTGTCGAACGCGAAACTAAAGTTGAAGCCCTCCAAGTCGGCGTATGAGTTAGGCTCCGTTAAAATAGTGCCAACTAGCAAGATCGAAGTTACCAATGAAGATTCTTTGACAAACTTGACAGGGACCGTGCATCCTTTGGATACTTGTAGCGATGTCAATTTTCGATACGGTGGAACCACAAAATTAAAGTCTATCAAACCAGTTAGATTATCTAGTCCGAGCGGTCAAGGAGATAACGTAAATAAGAATACTCAAAACCAAAATACTGAAGCTTTAAATAGATAA
- the LOC122633957 gene encoding TBC1 domain family member 1 isoform X2 produces the protein MKEHSASSKVERDKDPPQRSYSSAASLMSIGADISPSSSHFFEVLYVGKIRVSHPKVSESFIDDALLRFRSHGLEKSKSSAGALLSEYQQIQRQALLSANRRNSTESSASETGSVENVSRHGSVATLAIAAMAASSSSRSEDNSNGSQGGTSSTSIDNNSGANIQVPVVMRNRAGSMSNVLTGRRDSSPKTGDEHNRTMLFQVGRADLRLISPDRKQVLLHKQIKDVASCVQGAKNSEHFGFICREATIESFVGYIFKCQSESVADDLVAAITQAFVATCDGTRKERYPVFSCEHCPMFWYNKLCQEIEGQNDRRTQNIIFSRMEQLPEDEQEIVVNKYKGAEAIGGGSGAGSSLREQNQFLIRLLRAHCEAKQARHVHDTAENRSEFLNQYLSVGVGSTIFMKAKRSLTNSFDNLMKRKGSREDFGLVSHAKDSNHLNTALQKSGSQSPDNSRQSSIGESSTETSGRPRSLRVSPEQQLSVNTGPRSSMMDIFLKVGNSPKMSPTECDGNTEMHSNGSWRQAILHRVVTPNKEHDKKNGKSENSDANETPRAVATHRTREELRDLWKKAINQQVILIRMEKENARLKERQEEATVKRIKLEYDEISSCARELIEVWDLLVSKESRVSTKCDNQMLLHAIKQGVPKGKRGEVWQFLAEQFCLKQPPIDTHDFPNYNTSYDLLLKQLTSQQHAILIDLGRTFPNHQYFSSPLGPGQLALFNLLKAYSLLDHEVGYCQGLSFVAGVLLLHMVEDQAFFLLRHLMFRRGLRKLYLPDMAALQLHLYQLSRLLHDRLPALYDHFDKHEVSPTLYAAPWLLTLFASQFPLGFVTRVFDLLFLESSEIIFRVAVALLEEHQDQLLCCDSFEEIMEYLKTRVPAVDKATLDRVMKRVFYPDMEVSKQLNEYRVEYQVLQEEMLSVKPQIESLEKFKSVNKQLMKQVSQLNEQLEITMNNLQRLEMARSMQQTVVNKLESQNRSLEVTVATLGTFIQHLTETRDDLDLPGEIRRIVSQINIVEKRRNMSKIYPLKILEDNSKQGLIKSNSGGRDSQNFLRNSNVIDPPYPLKSTLSQPNLATKLERVSSFFSNSHNHIQKQRAQLAALRNEYTDQNIRSNNDENDPKTVNIDIQITDAMTSQDDNVEQSDNHLKIQSINLEKSISLPLSNAKLKLKPSKSAYELGSVKIVPTSKIEVTNEDSLTNLTGTVHPLDTCSDVNFRYGGTTKLKSIKPVRLSSPSGQGDNVNKNTQNQNTEALNR, from the exons ATGAAGGAACACTCGGCTTCTTCGAAAGTCGAAAGAGACAAGGATCCGCCTCAAAGATCGTACAGCAGCGCTGCCAGTTTGATGTCGATCGGCGCGGATATATCTCCTAGTTCTTCCCATTTTTTCGAG GTACTCTACGTCGGTAAGATCAGAGTCTCCCATCCAAAGGTATCCGAATCCTTCATCGACGATGCCCTCCTCAGATTTCGCTCTCATGGTCTCGAAAAATCAAAGTCCTCTGCGGGTGCTTTACTCTCCGAGTATCAACAAATCCAACGGCAAGCTCTCCTTTCTGCCAATAGGAGGAACAGTACG GAATCGAGTGCCAGCGAAACGGGCAGCGTAGAAAATGTATCTAGACATGGTTCGGTGGCAACGTTAGCGATCGCGGCGATGgctgcttcttcttcctcgagaTCAGAAGACAATAGTAACGGTAGTCAGGGCGGAACATCTTCAACGAGTATTGACAATAATAGCGGAGCTAATATACAGGTGCCCGTAGTTATGAGAAATCGTGCTGGTTCGATGAGCAACGTCTTAACAGGCAGAAGAGATTCCAGTCCAAAGACCGGCGACGAGCATAATCGAACTATGCTATTTCAG GTGGGTAGAGCCGATTTGAGATTGATCAGTCCCGACAGGAAGCAGGTTTTGCTTCACAAACAAATCAAAGACGTGGCGAGTTGCGTGCAGGGTGCAAAGAATTCCGAACACTTTGGTTTTATCTGTAGGGAAGCAACGATAGAAAGTTTCGTTGGTTATATATTCAAATGTCAATCCGAATCCGTTGCCGACGATCTGGTTGCAG CCATCACCCAAGCATTCGTTGCAACCTGCGATGGTACGAGAAAGGAGAGATACCCTGTATTCTCTTGCGAACACTGTCCCATGTTTTGGTATAATAAACTGTGTCAAGAGATAGAAG GTCAAAACGATCGACGAACTCAAAACATAATATTCTCTCGAATGGAGCAATTGCCGGAAGACGAGCAGGAGATCGTTGTGAACAAATACAAAGGTGCAGAGGCAATCGGAGGAGGATCCGGTGCGGGTTCGAGTTTGCGCGAACAAAACCAATTTCTCATTAGATTATTACGTGCTCATTGCGAGGCCAAACAAGCCAGGCACGTTCACGATACAGCTGAAAATAG aaGCGAATTTTTGAATCAGTATCTCAGTGTAGGCGTTGGCAGTACGATATTCATGAAAGCAAAACGCTCTCTGACTAATAGTTTCGATAATCTTATGAAACGGAAGGGTTCGCGAGAAGACTTTGGACTCGTTTCGCACGCGAAGGACTCTAATCATCTCAATACCGCGTTACAAAAGAGTGGCAGCCAGAGTCCCGATAATTCGCGTCAATCGTCGATAGGCGAGTCATCGACTGAAACGTCTGGCAGACCGAGATCGTTGCGAGTATCTCCGGAACAACAGTTATCGGTGAACACGGGACCGCGAAGTTCCATGATGGATAT CTTCTTAAAAGTGGGAAATTCGCCGAAAATGTCGCCCACGGAATGCGATGGAAATACCGAAATGCATTCCAATGGTTCGTGGAGACAGGCGATATTGCACAGAGTGGTAACACCGAATAAAGAACACGATAAGAAGAATGGAAAATCTGAGAATTCTGATGCCAATGAGACACCTCGCGCTGTTGCTACGCACAGAACGAGAGAGGAACTCAGGGATCTATGGAAGAAAGCGATTAATCAGCAAGTGATACTGATacgaatggaaaaagagaatgcaAGACTTAAAG AACGTCAAGAGGAAGCAACGGTGAAAAGAATCAAATTGGAATACGATGAAATCAGCAGCTGTGCTCGCGAACTCATCGAAGTATGGGATTTGCTCGTTAGCAAGGAATCCCGCGTTTCTACGAAGTGCGACAATCAAATGCTTTTACATGCCATTAAGCAAG GTGTACCTAAAGGGAAAAGGGGCGAAGTCTGGCAATTCTTAGCGGAACAATTTTGTTTGAAACAACCGCCCATAGATACTCACGATTTTCCAAACTACAATACGTCTTACGATTTGTTACTGAAGCAACTCACGTCCCAGCAACATGCTATTCTCATCGACTTGGGACGTACATTTCCGAATCATCAGTATTTCAGTTCTCCCCTAGGACCCGGCCAATTGGCACTTTTCAATTTGTTGAAAGCTTATTCTCTCCTGGATCACGAAGTTGGCTACTGTCAGGGTCTCAGTTTTGTGGCTGGTGTTCTTCTTTTacac ATGGTGGAAGATCaggctttttttctcttacgacATCTGATGTTTCGGAGAGGCCTGAGAAAACTCTACCTTCCAGATATGGCAGCATTACAATTGCACTTATACCAACTATCAAGATTACTGCACGATAGACTACCGGCACTTTATGATCATTTTGACAAGCACGAAGTGTCACCAACTTTGTATGCAGCACCGTGGTTGTTGACCTTGTTTGCCAGTCAGTTTCCATTAGGTTTTGTAACTAGAGTCTTTG atttactttttctcgaaAGTTCAGAGATAATATTTCGAGTAGCCGTGGCATTATTGGAGGAGCATCAGGATCAGTTGCTTTGCTGTGACagtttcgaagaaattatGGAATATCTTAAA ACCCGTGTACCAGCCGTAGATAAAGCCACTTTGGATCGTGTAATGAAACGTGTATTCTATCCGGATATGGAAGTTTCGAAGCAATTGAATGAATATAGAGTGGAATACCAAGTGCTACAAGAAGAGATGCTATCGGTAAAACCACAGATCGAAAGTTTAGAGAAATTCAAGTCGGTTAACAAACAACTGATGAAACAAGTCTCTCAATTGAACGAACAGCTCGAG ATAACAATGAACAACTTGCAACGTTTGGAAATGGCACGATCTATGCAACAAACGGTGGTGAATAAATTGGAATCTCAGAATCGTAGCCTCGAAGTTACAGTCGCGACTTTAGGTACTTTTATTCAACACTTGACCGAAACGCGAGACGATCTAGATTTACCAGGTGAAATACGTAGAATCGTTTCTCAAATTAACATTGTCGAAAAGCGAAGAAACATGAGCAAAATATATCCTCTGAAGATATTAGAAGATAACAGTAAGCAAGGGCTCATTAAAAGCAATTCGGGTGGTAGAGATTCACAAAATTTCTTACGAAATAGTAACGTGATCGATCCTCCCTATCCTTTGAAATCTACGTTGAGTCAACCAAACCTGGCAACGAAGTTGGAAAGggtatcttctttcttttcgaattcgCACAATCATATACAAAAGCAACGTGCACAATTGGCGGCCCTTAGAAACGAGTACACCGATCAAAATATACGAAGCAACAATGATGAAAATGATCCAAAGACGGTCAATATAGACATACAAATCACGGATGCAATGACGTCGCAGGACGATAACGTCGAACAAAGTGATAATCATTTGAAGATTCAGTcgattaatttagaaaaatctaTCTCGTTACCGCTGTCGAACGCGAAACTAAAGTTGAAGCCCTCCAAGTCGGCGTATGAGTTAGGCTCCGTTAAAATAGTGCCAACTAGCAAGATCGAAGTTACCAATGAAGATTCTTTGACAAACTTGACAGGGACCGTGCATCCTTTGGATACTTGTAGCGATGTCAATTTTCGATACGGTGGAACCACAAAATTAAAGTCTATCAAACCAGTTAGATTATCTAGTCCGAGCGGTCAAGGAGATAACGTAAATAAGAATACTCAAAACCAAAATACTGAAGCTTTAAATAGATAA